The following coding sequences are from one Coffea arabica cultivar ET-39 chromosome 11e, Coffea Arabica ET-39 HiFi, whole genome shotgun sequence window:
- the LOC113717916 gene encoding putative late blight resistance protein homolog R1A-3, with amino-acid sequence MDRTCVDSAIEQLSKLLTLPRLTSTTMEIQVKALLLDLRFVKMFFCCLTTFKPADDQETMMVASMELTTARATLEAAGCKLYQAGFFASFGLDIQDWETLVSDLLQIVEHLKPEVREICLGVLVHHSWNPNSKPSCTNEEILDFVDSILLNLKRLSLIVNNNNNMVPDLKKQMEALEEKLKFTRDFLDFTKRRCGRSYDRLEDLFTIFQAWTKNAACLSLLYWVELDIMDQNMAHQMNTVLSDSLQEIMRCTPRVIQMYLGLLKASKTSREDILPVGEILARFVSFLPLENLVDSVEGDDIAIFRTGLIFLISFLMDLPKELQKGAARRNESLKLIEVARRNAFLKQIEAAIYKVASLISMGGDSFVPTCLEKMHKIMTQVKKHHFQMPKSSASNCPTTDGMGFVYSILINLEEIMKSNATNFFLFAKHIVGAIHRELHALWLLQKGITHLQNGYQYKKLRGLLAQTINVAYRAEHVVRSRSVVDRPIWYHLMCLSDVLEEIKIIKTAVGKIRREVQTSKKMSFCAQTSINCTQLSSRTNASNVDEVAFPFTDEADAIINLLMRGSLGLSIVSVVGMPGVGKTTLAKAAYNNLSVKMHFHKLAWCSVSDGTQRSGDLLLDILKCTNPVKAKTDEDLALEVRRSLLKERYLIVLDDIWEIGAWDAIKLSLPNDKNGSRILLTSQNHNLGLQTGLPHNVYPLSVLNDERSWKLLEKMLFHNHGCPPHLLGVGQKIASNCKGLPLALAASAVLLRREEQNLDQWGRIEESSNPGIAGKGFMDILELSYNRLPDHLKPCFLYFGSLQAGKEVSGQKLILLWIAEGFIQKAAIGSIGSLEVLGMDYLIELIDHSLVDVTKRSSDGGIKACRVNELLHSFCVEKAQEENFLHVDWSDRSDLSHGSSTRTMHYPYRLCIRSKWETFMQPKPIGRHLYSLLACSKISRHQSYLRSVAFEHFHSFKLLYILNLEGIYLDISFPQEIMSIVHLRHLAIRGSFTRIPSSIANLWNLRSLVVKGGRSLISLPEAILKMKSLKHVKISEKAVISLGDHELEDSSLQVNYIKTFSTLALHHVADSENLLRKLTGLQKLRCVVSGSQLYSNNKVQFPAFAYLKDLQSLTLSTLDYEGLVSCSWLHNQFQTFNFPSTLKKLTLYRLGLPWRGISMIMQLENLEVLKLREQAFMGNRWHMKLGKEEFRNLKFLELSNLDIRQWRGNDIDPFPCLEGLVVKDCHRLLEVPLCLGRTATLQMIELRQCSDSVKKLAKDILEEQGNWGNNELKLLILDS; translated from the coding sequence ATGGATCGCACTTGTGTTGATTCTGCCATTGAACAGCTCTCAAAGCTGTTGACTCTACCCCGCTTGACTTCTACTACAATGGAGATTCAAGTAAAGGCTCTTCTGCTGGACTTAAGATTTGTGAAAATGTTCTTTTGCTGCTTGACAACCTTCAAGCCCGCTGATGATCAAGAAACCATGATGGTGGCATCTATGGAGCTGACAACAGCTCGAGCTACACTAGAAGCAGCAGGGTGTAAACTGTATCAAGCTGGATTCTTTGCAAGCTTTGGACTAGATATCCAAGACTGGGAAACTTTGGTGTCTGATTTGCTTCAAATTGTTGAGCATTTGAAGCCAGAAGTCAGAGAGATTTGTCTTGGTGTTTTAGTTCATCACTCTTGGAACCCAAACTCGAAGCCCTCTTGCACGAATGAGGAGATCCTTGACTTCGTGGATTCCATCCTACTGAATTTGAAGAGACTATCGTTAATtgtcaacaacaacaacaacatgGTCCCTGATTTGAAGAAGCAGATGGAAGCCCTTGAAGAGAAGCTAAAGTTCACCAGAGATTTCCTTGACTTCACCAAAAGAAGATGTGGGAGATCATATGACAGACTTGAAGATCTCTTCACAATATTTCAAGCTTGGACTAAAAATGCTGCTTGCTTGTCACTTCTGTATTGGGTGGAGCTGGACATCATGGACCAAAACATGGCTCATCAAATGAATACTGTGCTCTCTGATAGCCTACAAGAGATCATGCGTTGCACTCCAAGGGTCATACAGATGTATCTTGGGCTCCTTAAAGCTTCAAAGACTTCGCGAGAAGACATCCTTCCAGTGGGGGAAATCCTTGCAAGATTTGTTAGTTTTTTACCCTTGGAAAATCTCGTGGATTCTGTGGAGGGTGATGACATTGCAATCTTCCGCACGGGCCTGATTTTCTTAATTTCATTCCTCATGgatctaccaaaggagttacAAAAAGGAGCAGCCAGGAGAAATGAGTCCTTGAAACTAATTGAAGTAGCCAGGAGAAATGCGTTCTTGAAACAAATTGAAGCAGCCATTTATAAGGTGGCATCTCTAATTTCCATGGGAGGAGATTCTTTTGTTCCTACATGCCTGGAAAAGATGCACAAGATCATGACTCAGGTCAAAAAGCATCACTTCCAAATGCCAAAGTCATCAGCTTCTAATTGTCCCACGACTGACGGAATGGGATTTGTTTATtccatcttgataaatttggaGGAAATCATGAAAAGCAATGCCaccaattttttcctttttgcaaagCACATAGTTGGGGCAATCCACAGGGAACTTCATGCCCTTTGGCTTTTGCAAAAGGGTATAACGCATTTGCAAAATGGGTATCAATACAAAAAGCTAAGAGGTCTTCTGGCACAAACTATCAATGTAGCATACCGAGCAGAACATGTTGTCAGATCACGTTCAGTTGTGGATAGGCCCATTTGGTATCATTTGATGTGTCTTTCAGACGTACTGGAAGAAATAAAAATCATCAAGACTGCAGTTGGCAAGATTAGAAGAGAGGTGCAGACATCCAAGAAGATGAGTTTTTGTGCTCAGACAAGTATCAACTGCACACAATTATCATCACGAACTAATGCTTCAAATGTTGATGAAGTTGCTTTTCCCTTCACTGATGAAGCTGATGCAATTATTAATCTCCTAATGAGAGGATCACTCGGGCTTTCCATTGTCTCAGTAGTTGGAATGCCTGGAGTAGGTAAGACAACACTCGCCAAAGCAGCGTACAACAATCTTTCAGTTAAAATGCACTTTCATAAACTAGCGTGGTGCTCTGTTTCTGATGGTACACAAAGAAGTGGAGACTTGTTACTTGATATATTAAAGTGCACTAATCCTGTTAAAGCTAAGACTGACGAAGATTTAGCTCTTGAAGTCAGGAGAAGTTTACTGAAAGAGAGGTACCTCATTGTTTTAGATGATATTTGGGAGATTGGAGCTTGGGATGCTATAAAACTGTCACTTCCAAACGATAAAAATGGGAGTAGAATTCTGCTGACGAGTCAAAATCACAACCTGGGTTTGCAAACTGGACTTCCTCATAATGTTTATCCTCTTTCTGTACTCAATGATGAAAGAAGCTggaaacttttggaaaagatgcTATTCCACAACCATGGCTGCCCTCCACATCTATTAGGTGTCGGTCAGAAAATTGCAAGTAATTGTAAAGGACTACCTTTGGCGCTCGCTGCAAGTGCAGTTCTTCTTCGAAGGGAAGAGCAGAATCTTGATCAATGGGGACgaattgaagaaagttcaaaTCCAGGCATTGCCGGCAAAGGTTTCATGGACATTCTAGAGCTAAGCTACAACCGCTTACCCGACCATTTGAAAccttgttttctttattttggctCCTTGCAAGCTGGTAAAGAAGTTAGTGGCCAAAAGCTGATTTTACTATGGATTGCAGAAGGATTCATACAGAAGGCGGCAATTGGGAGTATTGGGAGCTTAGAAGTTCTGGGAATGGACTACTTGATAGAGCTAATTGATCATAGCCTGGTAGATGTCACTAAAAGAAGTTCGGATGGTGGAATAAAAGCATGTCGTGTTAATGAGCTCTTGCATAGCTTTTGCGTGGAAAAGGCTCAAGAAGAAAACTTTTTGCACGTTGATTGGTCAGATCGGTCTGATCTTTCTCATGGCTCATCAACTCGAACAATGCATTACCCTTATCGGTTGTGCATTCGATCTAAATGGGAAACTTTTATGCAGCCGAAACCTATTGGTAGACATCTCTACTCTCTACTTGCCTGTTCCAAAATTAGTAGGCATCAATCCTATTTAAGATCTGTTGCCTTTGAGCATTTTCATAGCTTTAAACTTCTTTACATCTTGAATTTGGAGGGCATCTACTTGGATATTTCTTTTCCTCAAGAAATCATGTCAATAGTTCATTTGAGACACTTAGCAATCCGAGGTAGTTTTACAAGGATCCCATCATCCATAGCCAATCTTTGGAACCTAAGAAGTCTTGTTGTGAAAGGAGGACGATCCTTGATTTCTTTACCAGAAGCCATTTTGAAGATGAAAAGTTTAAAACATGTGAAAATAAGTGAAAAGGCTGTTATCTCTTTGGGTGACCATGAGCTTGAGGATTCTTCTCTGCAAGTTAATTACATCAAGACTTTTTCCACGCTAGCTCTTCATCATGTAGCAGATTCTGAGAATCTGTTAAGAAAGTTAACTGGACTTCAGAAGCTCAGATGTGTTGTTTCAGGATCACAACTGTATAGTAATAACAAAGTTCAGTTTCCAGCATTTGCCTACCTAAAAGATCTCCAGTCACTGACATTGTCTACGCTTGATTATGAAGGTCTAGTTTCTTGCAGTTGGTTGCACAATCAGTTTCAGACATTTAACTTCCCCTCAACTCTCAAGAAACTGACCTTGTATAGATTGGGACTACCGTGGAGAGGAATATCAATGATAATGCAGCTCGAGAATCTCGAGGTTCTGAAATTACGCGAACAAGCTTTTATGGGGAATAGATGGCACATGAAACTGGGAAAGGAGGAATTTCGCAACCTCAAATTCCTAGAACTGTCAAATTTAGACATCCGACAATGGCGTGGCAACGACATTGATCCCTTCCCATGCCTTGAAGGACTAGTTGTGAAAGATTGTCACAGACTTTTGGAGGTTCCCCTTTGTTTGGGAAGAACTGCTACCCTGCAGATGATTGAGTTGCGTCAATGCAGCGATAGTGTCAAAAAATTAGCCAAAGATATTCTAGAAGAACAGGGAAATTGGGGCAACAATGAACTTAAACTTCTCATCTTAGACTCTTAG
- the LOC113718565 gene encoding putative late blight resistance protein homolog R1A-10 encodes MGAWDSIRQSLPRDRNGSRIALTSQNHNLALQTGLAYNTHLLSPFTDEKSWKYLEEMLFHTHGCPDNLLDVAKKIARKCKGLLLAIVAILALLQKEERNLDFWGRIEENSNPGIASKGYRDILERSYKHLPDHLKPCFLYFGAFQAGKAISAQKLTLLWVAEGFIRTTEMGSMESLEVLAKDYLMELINRSFVDVTE; translated from the coding sequence ATGGGAGCTTGGGATTCTATTAGACAGTCACTTCCAAGAGATCGAAATGGCAGCAGAATTGCCttaacaagtcaaaatcataaTCTAGCTTTGCAAACTGGTCTTGCTTACAATACTCATCTTCTTTCTCCATTCACTGATGAAAAAAGCTGGAaatatttggaagaaatgctATTCCACACCCACGGTTGCCCTGACAATCTATTAGATGTTGCAAAGAAAATTGCAAGGAAATGTAAAGGACTACTTCTGGCGATTGTTGCAATTTTGGCTCTCCTTCAAAAGGAAGAGAGGAATCTTGATTTTTGGGGACGAATTGAAGAAAACTCAAATCCAGGCATTGCTAGCAAAGGGTACAGGGATATTCTAGAACGAAGCTACAAGCATTTACCTGACCATTTGAAGCCTTGCTTTCTATATTTTGGTGCCTTTCAAGCTGGTAAGGCAATTAGTGCCCAAAAGTTGACCTTGTTATGGGTTGCAGAAGGATTCATACGAACAACTGAAATGGGGAGCATGGAGAGCTTAGAAGTTTTGGCAAAAGACTACTTGATGGAGCTCATCAATCGTAGCTTTGTAGATGTCACTGAATGA
- the LOC140021397 gene encoding putative late blight resistance protein homolog R1B-17, with the protein MVVHTCVDSAIEQLSKLLALSRLTSTNMENQIKSLLLELKFVKMFFCCLETFTAADDQETMRDESIELKRAQATLEAANSELYQAGFFASFGLDIEDWQTLVSNLLQIVKGFKPEVRNICSGVVVNHSLNSKSKLSYTNEEILEFTDSILVNLERLLSVGTGENIVPDVKKQMEALAEKLKFTRDFLDFTIKRRGRSYDELEDFLTMFHAGTKTATYLSLLYWVEVDSTDQNMAHWMNAMLSPRVQEIMSSTPSDVQMYLGLLKSSKISRGDALLVDDIIARFVGFLPLENLVDCVESDDIVAVRDGLIFLISFLMDASKESQSGAARRTVFLKPIEAVRRKAFLRKIEAAISKLANLIFLRDNSFIPWFLEKILKIMIQAKKHHVRMPKSSASNCPKTDGRGFVHSLLINLEEMMKSNAANFILVAKHKVAAIHRELHSLSPMHKDIMDLQNEHKSQELNVLGFNNEADAVINLLKRGSNELSIVSIVGMPGVGKTTLARIAYNDPSVQLHFHKLAWCLVFETYRSRDLLLDIVNCITSVEDVDLYDMSDEDLTDLIRKSLLRQRYLVVIDDI; encoded by the exons ATGGTGGTTCATACTTGTGTTGATTCTGCTATTGAACAGCTCTCAAAGCTGCTGGCTCTATCCCGCTTGACTTCTACTAATATGGAGAATCAAATCAAGAGTCTTCTGCTGGaattaaaatttgttaaaatgTTCTTTTGCTGCTTGGAAACCTTCACGGCCGCTGATGATCAAGAAACCATGAGGGATGAGTCTATTGAGCTGAAAAGAGCTCAAGCTACACTAGAAGCAGCAAACTCTGAATTATATCAAGCTGGTTTTTTTGCAAGCTTTGGACTAGATATCGAAGACTGGCAAACTTTGGTGTCTAATTTGCTACAAATTGTTAAGGGCTTCAAGCCAGAGGTAAGAAATATTTGTTCTGGTGTTGTAGTTAATCACTCTTTGAACTCAAAATCAAAGCTTAGTTACACAAATGAGGAGATCCTTGAATTCACGGATTCCATCCTTGTGAATTTGGAGAGACTGTTATCAGTTGGCACCGGCGAGAACATTGTCCCTGATGTGAAGAAGCAAATGGAAGCCCTTGCAGAGAAGTTAAAGTTCACTAGAGATTTCCTTGACTTCACCATAAAAAGACGTGGGAGATCATATGACGAACTTGAAGATTTCTTGACAATGTTTCATGCTGGGACTAAAACTGCTACCTACTTGTCACTTCTGTATTGGGTGGAGGTGGATTCTACTGATCAAAACATGGCTCATTGGATGAATGCTATGCTTTCTCCTAGAGTACAAGAGATAATGTCGTCCACTCCAAGTGATGTACAGATGTATCTTGGTCTCCTTAAATCTTCAAAGATATCGCGAGGCGATGCCCTTCTAGTGGATGACATCATTGCAAGATTTGTTGGATTTCTACCCTTGGAAAATCTTGTGGATTGTGTCGAGAGTGATGACATTGTAGCCGTTCGTGATGGGCtgattttcttgatttcattCCTCATGGATGCATCGAAGGAATCACAGAGCGGAGCAGCCCGGAGAACTGTGTTCTTGAAACCAATTGAAGCAGTCAGGAGAAAGGCGTTCTTGAGAAAAATTGAAGCAGCCATCAGTAAGTTAGCAAATCTCATCTTCCTGAGAGACAATTCTTTTATTCCTTGGTTCCTGGAAAAGATTCTCAAGATAATGATTCAGGCCAAAAAGCATCATGTTCGGATGCCAAAGTCATCTGCGTCTAATTGTCCCAAGACTGATGGAAGGGGATTTGTTCATTCCCTTTTGATAAATCTGGAGGAAATGATGAAAAGCAATGCTGCCAATTTTATCCTTGTTGCAAAACATAAAGTTGCAGCAATCCATAGGGAACTTCATTCCCTTTCTCCTATGCATAAGGATATAATGGATTTGCAGAACGAGCATAAGAGTCAGGAGCTAAATG TTTTGGGCTTCAATAATGAGGCAGATGCAGTTATTAATCTACTCAAAAGAGGATCAAATGAGCTTTCGATTGTCTCCATAGTCGGCATGCCTGGAGTAGGTAAGACAACACTTGCGAGGATAGCATACAATGATCCTTCGGTTCAATTGCACTTTCATAAACTTGCATGGTGTCTTGTTTTTGAAACATACAGAAGTAGGGACTTGTTGCTTGACATTGTCAACTGCATTACTTCAGTTGAAGATGTAGATCTATATGATATGAGTGATGAAGATTTAACAGATCTAATCAGGAAAAGTTTATTGCGACAGAGATACCTTGTTGTTATAGATGATATCTAG